Proteins encoded together in one Bradyrhizobium sp. PSBB068 window:
- a CDS encoding ABC transporter substrate-binding protein, protein MKATKLSLLAAAAALCLLSTQAAFAQKKYDTGASDTEIKIGNVEAYSGPASAYGVIGKTEEAYFKMINDQGGINGRKINWISYDDGYSPPKTVEQIRKLIESDEVFLVFNALGTPTQTAVQKYHNAKKVPQLFLATGASKWNDPKDFPWTMGFQPSYRVEARIFGKYILKAKPDAKVVIFYANDDFGKDYLVGLKEVLDKSSVKIVAEESYETTEPSIDSHIVKLKDTGADVFVNISTPKFAAQAIKKIAELGWKPMHVMTDVSISIGAVMKPAGLDASEGVLSAGYLKDASDPQWKNDEGMKKFMAFAEKYLPGANLSDANLVYGYAAAQTMVQVLKQAGDNLTRENVMKQAASLKDFAPDTLIPGIRINTSATDFAPVEQLKMMQFKNGQWELFGDIISAETGG, encoded by the coding sequence ATGAAAGCCACAAAACTGTCGCTGCTGGCCGCCGCCGCGGCGCTCTGCCTGCTCTCCACCCAGGCCGCCTTTGCGCAAAAGAAGTATGACACCGGCGCCTCCGACACCGAGATCAAGATCGGCAATGTCGAGGCCTATAGTGGTCCTGCCTCTGCCTACGGCGTCATCGGCAAGACCGAGGAAGCCTATTTCAAGATGATCAACGATCAGGGCGGCATCAACGGCCGCAAGATCAACTGGATCTCCTATGACGACGGCTACTCGCCGCCGAAGACCGTGGAGCAGATCCGCAAGCTGATCGAGAGCGACGAGGTCTTCCTGGTGTTCAACGCCCTGGGCACGCCGACCCAGACCGCGGTGCAGAAGTATCACAACGCCAAGAAGGTGCCGCAGCTGTTCCTGGCCACCGGCGCCAGCAAGTGGAACGATCCGAAGGATTTCCCGTGGACCATGGGTTTCCAGCCGAGCTACCGCGTCGAGGCGCGGATCTTCGGCAAGTACATTCTCAAGGCCAAGCCGGATGCCAAGGTCGTGATCTTCTATGCCAATGACGATTTCGGCAAGGACTACCTGGTCGGCCTCAAGGAGGTGCTCGACAAGTCGTCCGTCAAGATCGTCGCCGAGGAAAGCTACGAGACAACGGAGCCGTCGATCGATTCCCACATCGTCAAGCTGAAGGACACCGGCGCCGACGTGTTCGTCAACATCTCGACGCCGAAATTCGCGGCACAGGCGATCAAGAAGATCGCCGAGCTCGGCTGGAAGCCGATGCATGTGATGACCGACGTCTCGATCTCGATCGGCGCCGTGATGAAGCCCGCCGGCCTTGACGCCTCCGAGGGCGTGCTGTCGGCCGGGTACCTCAAAGACGCCTCCGATCCGCAATGGAAGAATGACGAGGGCATGAAGAAGTTCATGGCTTTCGCCGAGAAGTACCTGCCGGGCGCCAATCTGTCCGACGCCAACCTGGTCTATGGCTACGCCGCGGCGCAGACCATGGTGCAGGTGCTGAAGCAGGCCGGCGACAACCTGACGCGTGAGAACGTGATGAAGCAGGCCGCCAGCCTGAAGGATTTTGCGCCGGACACGCTGATCCCCGGCATCCGGATCAATACCAGCGCGACCGACTTCGCCCCGGTCGAGCAGCTCAAGATGATGCAGTTCAAGAACGGACAGTGGGAGCTGTTCGGCGACATCATCAGCGCCGAGACCGGCGGCTAG
- a CDS encoding helix-turn-helix transcriptional regulator: MSTPDKQLSAEQSQQVAETIREEIARRRISRQTLAEQAKLSVSTLEKVLGGRRPFTLATTVRLEQALGVSLRKLPEAITVAAPANGGIAPDSLGSYSRRAVARIEGAYITVRPSFGEQGAVYAYRTEIAWDEASSSLGFREGERQDADYTQYGEVAVPNESGFVYLVTNRHGQHRVITVSRPRNSGEMYGIITTLLAGRGSLLTPVAAPIAFLPIKNVPKPSLGRVSADDASYALYREHLRRTIDEPFAIFLPG; the protein is encoded by the coding sequence ATGTCGACGCCGGACAAGCAGCTTTCCGCCGAGCAGAGCCAGCAGGTCGCGGAGACCATCCGCGAGGAAATCGCGCGCCGCCGAATCTCACGGCAGACCCTGGCCGAGCAGGCCAAGCTCAGCGTGTCGACGCTGGAAAAGGTGCTCGGCGGCCGCCGCCCGTTCACGCTCGCGACCACGGTGCGGCTTGAACAGGCGCTCGGTGTGTCCCTGCGCAAGCTGCCGGAGGCGATCACGGTAGCCGCCCCCGCCAATGGCGGGATCGCACCCGACAGCCTCGGCTCCTATTCGCGCCGCGCGGTGGCGCGGATCGAGGGGGCTTACATCACGGTGCGGCCGTCGTTCGGCGAGCAAGGCGCAGTTTATGCCTATCGGACGGAGATCGCGTGGGACGAGGCGTCGTCATCGCTCGGCTTCCGCGAGGGCGAGCGGCAGGATGCCGACTACACCCAGTATGGCGAGGTCGCGGTGCCCAATGAATCGGGTTTCGTCTATCTCGTGACCAACAGGCACGGCCAGCATCGCGTGATCACGGTCTCGCGCCCGCGCAATTCCGGTGAGATGTACGGCATCATCACGACGCTGCTTGCCGGCCGCGGCTCGCTGCTGACGCCGGTCGCCGCGCCGATCGCATTCCTGCCGATCAAGAACGTGCCGAAGCCGAGCCTCGGCCGGGTGTCGGCTGACGATGCCAGCTACGCCCTCTATCGCGAGCATCTGCGCCGCACGATCGACGAGCCGTTTGCGATCTTCCTGCCGGGCTAA